The following coding sequences are from one Shewanella eurypsychrophilus window:
- a CDS encoding Lin1244/Lin1753 domain-containing protein, protein MKWFKHDTNANMDAKLQMVLLDHGLDGYGLYWYCLELIAGKVDSSNITFRLEHDARIIARNTGCSEARVSEMMKYFINSGLFEVDNGLVTCLKLAKRLDQSMTSSKDMRNIIKEIRLSHGSIMTGHDSVMKEENRIEEKRRDKSTTGDKSQIDHQQVVNTFHESLPMLSKVEVYSDARRKSVKSFFKKRTSEKGEIFTIETLQVYFEFISENCGWMLEDRPNPNTGGVYKKRNFDFIMSDRCYVAVKERQYDDVGCSNG, encoded by the coding sequence ATGAAATGGTTTAAACATGACACCAATGCCAACATGGATGCAAAGCTTCAAATGGTTTTACTCGATCACGGTTTGGACGGGTATGGTCTTTATTGGTACTGCTTAGAATTAATCGCGGGGAAAGTTGACTCTAGTAATATCACTTTTCGTCTAGAACATGACGCAAGAATTATTGCTCGAAATACTGGCTGCTCAGAAGCAAGAGTATCCGAAATGATGAAATACTTTATTAATTCAGGGTTATTTGAAGTTGATAACGGACTTGTCACTTGCTTAAAACTAGCAAAAAGACTAGACCAATCGATGACAAGCAGCAAGGATATGCGAAATATAATCAAAGAGATAAGGTTAAGTCATGGTTCAATCATGACGGGTCATGACTCAGTCATGAAAGAAGAGAATAGAATAGAAGAGAAGAGAAGAGATAAGAGTACTACTGGTGATAAATCACAAATTGACCATCAACAAGTAGTAAATACCTTTCATGAGAGCTTACCAATGCTCTCCAAGGTTGAAGTCTATTCAGACGCCAGGCGTAAATCAGTAAAAAGCTTTTTCAAGAAACGTACATCTGAAAAAGGAGAGATATTTACCATCGAAACTCTTCAAGTTTACTTTGAATTTATTTCTGAGAACTGTGGCTGGATGCTTGAGGACCGCCCAAACCCAAATACTGGAGGGGTTTATAAAAAAAGAAACTTTGATTTCATCATGTCAGATCGTTGCTATGTCGCGGTAAAAGAGCGGCAATACGATGACGTGGGGTGTTCAAATGGATAG
- a CDS encoding AlpA family phage regulatory protein, producing the protein MMRQQFTPPTPEQRKKILEAAEESERLVRNPEREKITALSRSQSWRLERAGVHPKATRLGYRFTAWLLSDLLWFVSQFQTLPTPSSHRGEHD; encoded by the coding sequence ATGATGAGACAACAATTTACCCCACCAACACCTGAGCAGCGTAAAAAGATTCTAGAGGCTGCCGAAGAATCCGAACGCTTAGTAAGAAATCCTGAACGAGAAAAAATTACAGCTCTTTCGCGCTCTCAATCATGGAGACTTGAACGAGCTGGGGTACACCCTAAAGCCACCCGATTAGGTTATAGGTTTACTGCTTGGCTTTTATCAGATCTTCTTTGGTTCGTATCCCAATTTCAAACCTTACCTACCCCATCCAGTCATAGAGGTGAGCATGATTAA